One Coregonus clupeaformis isolate EN_2021a chromosome 21, ASM2061545v1, whole genome shotgun sequence DNA window includes the following coding sequences:
- the LOC121535463 gene encoding mitochondrial ubiquitin ligase activator of nfkb 1-A-like, with translation MEEFPVRMVEGLCLGTSLAISGLFYYIYRKKRKTVDKLNGAPHIKLDGKLADLLNVIPGKCLQYVVIEGAVQPVGEPLRSQYQEGSVGVVQKLMLREHKLVWNNLAHTWMDSERVLHQRVNAVPFSLVGSDQANVRVLCPLEASELKMDIIHEKFHQATYGFTDIVGQYLSGEKPKGQLETEEMLKVGATLTGVGELILDTGRVMKLRPPTDGSVYFLSTADFETLRLEQEGQAVVWQVLASVFALAGAAVLLWVGHRYYRSLRVRWDQERLRREFERLSAGETGSGSAAGATQEGSGEQETPLENDCVICLTQPRSCVLLDCGHVCCCYSCYQALPQPTCPICRQAINRVVPLYQA, from the exons ATGGAGGAGTTTCCAGTGAGGATGGTGGAGGGGCTGTGTCTAGGCACCAGCTTGGCCATATCAGGCCTCTTCTACTACatctacaggaaaaagaggaaaaCGGTGGACAAGCTCAAT GGGGCACCCCACATTAAATTGGATGGGAAACTGGCAGACCTTTTGAATGTGATTCCGGGAAAGTGTCTGCAGTATGTTGTCATCGAAG gggCAGTGCAGCCTGTGGGGGAGCCTCTAAGGAGTCAGTACCAGGAAGGCAGTGTAGGGGTAGTGCAGAAACTCATGCTGAGGGAACACAAGCTGGTGTGGAACAACCTGGCCCACACCTG GATGGACAGTGAGCGTGTGCTGCACCAGAGGGTGAATGCGGTGCCCTTCAGCCTGGTGGGGTCGGACCAGGCCAATGTGAGGGTGCTGTGTCCCCTGGAGGCCTCGGAGCTGAAGATGGACATCATCCATGAGAAGTTCCACCAGGCCACCTACGGTTTCACCGACATCGTCGGACAGTACCTCAGTGGAGAGAAGCCCAAAGGCCAGCTGGAGACTGAGGAAATGCTCAAG GTTGGTGCTACTCTGACGGGTGTAGGCGAGCTCATCCTGGACACAGGCCGGGTGATGAAGCTCCGTCCGCCCACCGACGGCTCGGTGTACTTCCTAAGCACAGCAGACTTTGAGACTCTGCGGCTGGAGCAGGAGGGCCAGGCGGTGGTCTGGCAAGTCCTGGCCTCTGTGTTCGCCCTGGCCGGGGCCGCCGTCCTCCTCTGGGTGGGCCACCGCTATTACCGTAGCCTGAGGGTCCGCTGGGACCAGGAACGGCTGAGGAGGGAGTTTGAGAGACTGAGCGCCGGGGAGACAGGGTCTGGGTCTGCGGCTGGGGCTACACAAGAGGGGTCTGGGGAGCAGGAGACGCCCCTGGAGAACGACTGTGTGATCTGCCTGACCCAGCCGCGTAGCTGTGTGCTGCTGGACTGTGGACACGTGTGTTGCTGCTACAGCTGCTACCAGGCCCTGCCCCAGCCCACCTGCCCCATATGCCGGCAGGCCATCAACAGGGTGGTGCCCCTCTACCAGGCATGA